Proteins encoded together in one Telopea speciosissima isolate NSW1024214 ecotype Mountain lineage chromosome 6, Tspe_v1, whole genome shotgun sequence window:
- the LOC122664932 gene encoding uncharacterized protein LOC122664932: protein MGFLRRIAGILGFLKDDPHDVNDEDEDADRHHNREDKAETRRPTSGFSVKVPVAVDRAYMGPVLTPCDLSDGGVQGLIWFAKRLRIDEDGDVADEFLEEVLPGMLSGLDDHKSLPKFVVKNSTRPTKVRNQVIAIDGRIIHCVEFQGRLLYV, encoded by the exons ATGGGATTTCTGAGAAGGATAGCAGGCATACTTGGGTTTCTGAAAGATGATCCTCATGATGTTaacgatgaagatgaagatgctgATAGGCATCATAATCGTGAGGATAAGGCAGAAACTCGTCGACCCACCTCAGGGTTTAGTGTTAAAGTTCCAGTTGCCGTTGATAGAGCTTACATGGGTCCCGTTCTTACCCCCTGCGATCTCAGCGATGGCGGAGTTCAG GGCTTGATATGGTTTGCAAAACGTCTACGGATAGATGAAGATGGAGATGTAGCTGATGAATTCCTTGAAGAGGTCTTACCAGGAATGCTATCTGGTTTGGATGACCATAAATCTTTACCTAAGTTTGTGGTAAAGAACAGCACACGACCCACTAAGGTGAGGAATCAGGTAATTGCCATTGATGGAAGAATCATCCATTGTGTGGAGTTCCAGGGTCGACTGCTATATGTGTAG
- the LOC122665922 gene encoding late embryogenesis abundant protein 18-like — protein sequence MQSSKEKLSNMASAAKEQINIGHAKAEEKIEKASARTPEEREMAQDRRKAKEVQGNLEFHEEKVQHKAVRLDAKQHYNPYGGHPQHHQHGEYEYPIPMPGGEYPMACAPTARAAPTTVASTGPTCPISGYEGLDAQQQSHLHVHHGKYECPIPTPGGEYPMGGRHY from the exons ATGCAGTCATCGAAGGAGAAGTTGAGTAACATGGCCAGTGCTGCGAAGGAGCAAATTAACATTGGTCACGCTAAAGCTGAAGAGAAG ATAGAAAAGGCATCAGCAAGGACGCCTGAGGAGAGGGAGATGGCCCAGGACAGAAGGAAAGCCAAGGAAGTCCAGGGAAATTTGGAGTTTCACGAAGAGAAAGTGCAGCACAAGGCCGTCAGATTGGATGCGAAGCAGCACTATAACCCTTACGGCGGccaccctcaacaccaccagcATGGCGAATATGAGTATCCGATTCCCATGCCCGGTGGTGAGTATCCCATGGCATGTGCACCCACTGCCAGGGCAGCTCCGACGACTGTGGCTTCAACGGGTCCCACTTGCCCTATCTCAGGATACGAGGGATTGGATGCGCAGCAGCAATCTCACCTTCACGTCCACCATGGCAAATATGAGTGTCCGATTCCGACACCTGGTGGAGAGTATCCCATGGGCGGCCGCCACTACTGA